A single region of the Heptranchias perlo isolate sHepPer1 unplaced genomic scaffold, sHepPer1.hap1 HAP1_SCAFFOLD_826, whole genome shotgun sequence genome encodes:
- the LOC137319364 gene encoding zinc finger protein 268-like: MEKPWKCGDCGKGFNYPSRLEIHQHSHTGERPFTCSVCGKGFAHSSTLLTHQRVHSDERPFKCSDCEMRFKSKINLLMHQRTHTGERPFTCSVCGKGFTISSSLQTHQRVHTGERPFKCSDCEKRFKCKRNLLTHQCTHTGVRPFTCSVCGKGFTQSSLLLTHQRVHTGERPFTCSVCGKGFTQSSLLLTHQRVHTGERPFTCSVCGKGYTRSSTLLTHQRLHSDERPFKCSDCEKRFQSKSNLLSHQRTHTGERQFICSVCGKGFTWSSELLTHQRVHAGERSFKCSDCEKRFKSKIELLRHQRTHTGERPFICTVCGKRFTQSSILLTHQRVHTGERPFTCSLCGKRFTRSSILLTHQRVHSDERPFKCSDCEKRFKSKINLLIHQRTHTGERPFTCSLCGKRFTQSFILLRHQRVHSDERSFKCSDCEKRFKSKIELLRHQRTHTGERPFICTVCGKRFTQSSNLLKHQRVHTGERPFTCSLCGMRFTRSFILLRHQRVHSDERPFKCSDCEKRFKSKFNLLTHQRTHTGERPFSCSVYGKGFAGSSTLLKHQRVHTGERPFTCTLCGMRFTRPSNLLRHQRVHSDERPFKCSDCEKRYKSKFNLLTHQRTHTGERPFTCSVCGKGFAWSSSLLKHQRVHTERPLNVLTVGRDLKSETNC; the protein is encoded by the coding sequence atggagaaaccgtggaaatgtggggactgtgggaagggattcaattacccgtccaggCTGGAAATTCATCaacacagtcacactggggagaggccgttcacctgctccgtgtgtgggaagggattcgctcattcatccaccctgctgacacaccagcgagttcactctgatgagagaccttttaaatgttctgactgtgagatgaggtttaaaagcaaaattaatctgctgatgcaccaacgtacccacactggggagaggccgttcacctgctccgtgtgtgggaagggattcactatttcatccagcctccagacacaccagcgagttcacactggggagagaccttttaaatgttctgactgtgagaagaggtttaaatgcaaaaggaacctgctgacacaccaatgtacccacactggggtgaggccgttcacctgctccgtgtgtgggaagggattcactcagtcatccctcctcctgacacaccagcgagttcacactggggagaggccgttcacctgctccgtgtgtgggaagggattcactcagtcatccctcctcctgacacaccagcgagttcacactggggagaggccgttcacctgctctgtgtgcgggaagggatacactcggtcatccaccctgctgacacaccagcgacttcactctgatgagagaccttttaaatgttctgactgtgagaagaggtttcaaagcaaaagtaatctgctgtcacaccaacgcactcacactggggagagacagttcatctgctctgtgtgtgggaagggattcacttggtcatctgagcttctgacacaccagcgagttcacgctGGGGAGAggtcttttaaatgttctgactgtgagaagagatttaaaagcaaaattgaactgctgagacaccaacgcactcacactggggagagaccgttcatctgcaccgtgtgtgggaagagattcactcagtcgtccatcctgctgacacaccagcgagttcacactggggagaggccattcacctgctccttgtgtgggaagagattcactcggtcatccatcctgctgacacaccagcgagttcactctgatgagagaccttttaaatgttctgactgtgagaagaggtttaaaagcaaaattaatctgctgatacaccaacgtacccacactggggagaggccgttcacctgctccttgtgtgggaagagattcactcagtctttcatcctgctgagacaccagcgagttcactctgatgagagatcttttaagtgttctgactgtgagaagaggtttaaaagcaaaattgaactgctgagacaccaacgcactcacactggggagagaccgttcatctgcaccgtgtgtgggaagagattcactcagtcatccaacctgctgaaacaccagcgagttcacactggggagaggccgttcacctgctccttgtgtgggatgagattcactcggtcattcatcctgctgagacaccagcgagttcactccgatgagagaccttttaaatgttctgactgtgagaagaggtttaaaagcaaatttaatctgctgacacaccaacgcacccacactggggagaggccgttctcctgctctgtgtatgggaagggattcgctgggTCATcaaccctgctgaaacaccagcgagttcacactggggagaggccgttcacctgcaccttgtgtgggatgagattcactcggccatccaacctgctgagacaccagcgagttcactccgatgagagaccttttaaatgttctgactgtgagaagaggtataaaagcaaatttaatctgctgacacaccaacgcactcacactggggagaggccgttcacctgctcagtgtgtgggaagggattcgcttggtcatcctccctgctgaaacaccagcgagttcacactgagagacctttaaatgttctgactgtgggaagagatttaaaatcagaaacgaactgctga